Genomic window (Solirubrobacterales bacterium):
GAAGCGCGTCATGTCGGCGCTCGTGATCGTGATCGGCCCCCCGGCGCGGATCTGATCGTGGAAGAGCGGGATCACCGAGCCGCGGGACGCCAGCACGTTGCCATAGCGCGCGGCGAGGAAACGCGTCCCCGGGCACTCGAGGTTGCCACGGGCCAGGATGCGCTCCTGCACCGCCTTGGTCATCCCCATCACGTTCACCGGCTTGCAGGCCTTGTCGGTGGAGACCCCGATCACGGTCTCGATCCCCAGGTTGTGGTCACGGATCGCCCGCACCACGTTCTCGGCCCCGACGACGTTCGTCTTCACCGCCTCGAAGGGGTTGTACTCGCACACCGGGACCTGCTTCATGGCCGCCGCGTGGAAGACCACGTCGGCGTCGCGGAGCACCGAGACCACCGAGCTCGGGTCGCGGATGTCGCCCACCTGGAAGTGCAGCCGGGAGTGGCGCTCCTCCTCGTAGACGATCTCGTCGGTGGCGACCCTGCGTTGCTGGAAGTCGAGCCTCATCTGGTGCTGGGTCGCCTCGCTGCGCGAGAAGACGACGACCGCCTGGGGGAGCCCGACCTCCCCCTCGAGCAGGCGCCGGACGATCACCTTGCCGAAGGAGCCCGTGCCCCCGGTCACGACGACTCGCTTACCGGTGAGCAAGCTGTCTCCTGATCTCGTCGTACGGTGTCGTGTCTGCGGCCAGCACTTCGACCATCTCCTCCCACCGGCGGGGCTCGCGCCCCGTCGCCCGGCACAGTCGGCTTGAGTCTAGAGAGCGGTCGACGGTCACGCTCCGGTCAGGCGCGATTTCGATCCCCAGCTCGAGCTTGC
Coding sequences:
- a CDS encoding polysaccharide biosynthesis protein; this translates as MLTGKRVVVTGGTGSFGKVIVRRLLEGEVGLPQAVVVFSRSEATQHQMRLDFQQRRVATDEIVYEEERHSRLHFQVGDIRDPSSVVSVLRDADVVFHAAAMKQVPVCEYNPFEAVKTNVVGAENVVRAIRDHNLGIETVIGVSTDKACKPVNVMGMTKAVQERILARGNLECPGTRFLAARYGNVLASRGSVIPLFHDQIRAGGPITITSADMTRFLLSLDRAVDTVFDALREASPGETYIPLLPSALIVDVAEILIGDRPIEIEWSGIRPGEKIHEILVSEEEAPRTFRRSEKNLVILPLLPELRSEQVDAEPFGDREYSSGKEPLDREAVDELLRENRLMIEDAPVFVA